The following DNA comes from Chelmon rostratus isolate fCheRos1 chromosome 3, fCheRos1.pri, whole genome shotgun sequence.
GCGCGGCCGCCCAGTGCCACCGGAAACCAGCGCGTGACGCTTCATAAAGACTCAGGACGTGTCAACgctttgtttatgtttgattAGCGACACGAGCAACAGCCGTCAGTGCAGCATAAGCTTCAATGGCCAAACAAGGTGATAAAGTCACACTGTGTTTAGTTTAAGTGACAGTCTGCTGCCAGTGAGGTAAAATCACTCACAGGCGTTTGTTTACCAGGCAACATGTGGCAACATGTGTTTCGGCATCCAAGCGGCACTTTGTAGCCTGTGGGATAGGTCTGTGATGGTGAAACCAGagtttttgctgtctttgtctaGTTTCAGAGCTCTCTGTGCCGGTCCCGTGGGGGGAGATCAGAGGTAAAGTCTGGGGTCCTGATCACGGTCGTCCTGTGCTGTGCCTGCATGGCTGGGCAGACAACTGTGGTACATTCAACACCCTCATTCCCCTTCTGCCTAAAGGTAATCCATTACTAGCTGGTGGGTAGCTTTGCAGGTGTGCAATGGTTATAGGTCAAATGGACGCACTGTTCAGTCGATGTACTTCCAGTAGATTAATTATAGGGCTGAAATGATTATAATCAgtcaattaaaaaagaaaaaatagtggTGAACTAATTATATCCAAGTACTGCACTTCAGGACATTTTTGTGCTactttgcactttttactccacttcatTTATCTGATTTATGGAGTTTCTTGCAACATTTACACttaacatccatccatctatccaaAGCACTCTAGttacttataataataataataataatcatgcaaataataatacattttatttatatagcaattttcttctttgcttctcATACATTTAACAAAATACACAGTGGAATTATTATTCAATGCAgtcaagaaataaaaacatagatGAAGgacaatgaataaaaatcttccaaataaataaatgaataagagcataaaacaaccaaaaattcaaattaaaagacattttataaAAATGGGTTTTGAAAGAGTTTTTAGAGAGGATGCTGAGGTAGCTTGTCTGGTTCCCAGTGGAAGGCCCTCTGTCTGGAGCCTGGTCCTACAGGGGACCATAGCAACAGCTGGTCTGCAGGTCTGAGCATGTTACATTAGCAACGTGTTAGGCTAACACCATAGTGCTAAGAGTTAGCTCTACAGACAGCTAGCGCAGAGGCTAGCTCAGTTAGCAGTAAACTGATCATGGACAAACAGGATTTCTACACCTAATGTTGCAGTAAGGGCTTTTGAGGAGTAGATAAAAGGTGCTTGTCTGTACTCGGTCACAGATCTGACAAAATGGTGGATGTAACAGGGTCAGTTAGGTTGCTATGGAACTATTCCAGTAGGTGTTGCTATAGCAACAGAACGTTCAAGTGAATGTTAATGCAGGGTTCAttgaagcagttttttttcaaGTGCTTATAAACTCAACTGAAGTAATTAAACTCAAATAATCTCCAAACTTTGTCTCTATTTGACCAAAGTAAACATCTCTTTCCAGGAAAACTTCTAGGAAATTATTaggaaataatgaagaaaatatgGACCTGTTGCATAAATTGTTCCCCACAGTTTTAATGTGAGCATGTCTGGCATTAGGTGTCACGTCCCCTGCATGTGTTGTGTGAGTATTTCACTCTGTCCTTCCTCTCAGAGTGCAAATACGTGGCACTGGACCTGCCAGGTCACGGCCTGTCGTCACATCGTCCTCCCGGAGTTTTCTACTCTCATTCTGAGTACGTGGCTGATGTACGCAGAGTTGTTGACGGTGTGTGAGTTGAACAATTTAGCCAAACTTTCCCGGCTCAATTTTCCATTTCTACCAATGATGAAATCACAGTCGGACCTGGCGACATAAAAAACTTCCTCAGTGTTGTGTGATGAGATACTGAACCTGCCTGTTTGATGATCTGTGAAATGACCcctcacagctctgcagctgaagaaatGCTCCATAATAGGCCACAGTATGGGTGAGTGCAGCTCTACACCAGAAGTGTTCTGAATGTGTGTCGTACATTTTGCTGCGTAACAAAGTCATTTAAAGagcaaatcacattttatttacaggAGGTGAGATTGCTGGACTGGTAAGCGTCAGTGTCTCATGAGGTTTCAATGTGTCTTatctgcttcctctttttcGCATGACATTCAGAGACTGTTTGCTGTATTTTCGTACATGGTATCGCTTGTGTTTCCCACAGTTCTCTGCTCTGTATCCTGAGATGGTAGATGCTCTTGTGCTTCTGGACGCTTTCGGGTTCCTGCCTACAGATTCAGTACGAACCACTTTGACACCCCAAATTACTGTAGAGCTTTAACAGTTTGTGTTGGATAAATGCAGCACCAGAAAGATTATATTACTGAATATAAAAACCCTGCAGTCAGGCCACTCACCTGTCCATCACCTGTAATTTATTGATTGCATAATGTAAACTCCCTCCAGGTTATAAATCtgtgacagctgcagctttggTTCAATGTTAGTACATGACAATTATATTTCGCTGTAGATTTAGACACTGTACTCATCATAATGTATCAGGTTTTTATATTCAACTTCAAATTATGTTCACTGAGCAACCTTTATTCAGGTGGTGACCATGGTTCTGCAgtattcttcttctctgctgtacTTTCTGCTCCCGTCAGTCGTTTTTGACTCTCTCGCCTCAtcgtttctgtctctcttcctgcagacagaaatatcCAAAGTGATGAGGCAGGGGATTGATGAGATGCTCCGGTTTGAGAataagaaagaagagaagaaaagagttTACACTTACAAGACGGCAGTTGGGAGGTGCTGTACCACTGCAGTCGCTGGTCACACATGCAGGAAATCAGGTTTTTATTCACTTGGACTCCACAGTCACGCTGTTGGCTAAagtcttttatttctttcaggCTGTCGGCTGCAAACCCATCTCTATCTGAACAGTCTGTGCACATCCTTTTAGAGCGAGGTCTAGTTCAAGTTGAAGGAGGTGCGTCTTTATCTCTTCCCCTCTCAGAGAGGAATAATCTCACTTTGCTTCCTCTcatctgctgtcagctgaaTGTGTTTCTCTTCGGCAGGATTTGTGTTCTCCAGAGACGTGCGAGTTAATTTTGTAAGTCTCTTTTAACCTCCCATCCCTCCCCCGCATTCTGCTCTCTGTTAActtctgtgtttcctccaccAGAAGTTTAGCATTCAGCCTGAACAGCACATTCgtgttttattctgtgttcTCAGAAAAACATTGTGCGCCTGAGTTTGGATCTGAGTCTGGAGATGCAGTCGAGGATTCAAGCCTCTGTTCTAGTTGTTCTGTAAGACATTAATCACTACACTGAACCTGATGTTTGCATGAAAGTGTTATCACAATGTGACATGTATAACAGCTGGCACACAGTAGCTAATGTCCTGAGCAGAACTACAGCTAACAAAGTCATATCCCTGCTGCACGGATGTGTTTCTATAATGCATCTGTCTGTATCGTACATCCCCTTTACAgcttgcattaaaatgcattttgggtGATGGGATCAGGTGTCAGATTGCGGTCGGATAGTACATGAAAGTACACGTGTGAATGCACCCGGGACTCACTGAGGCCGGATTGTGGTCTGATCGGCCAAACCATCTCTGGAGGTGGTCAGGGAAACATTGTAACTGCATTTGAACACAAGTGTCAATGCAATCAGGTTAAATCAATCACAATCTGGATACGAGTCATGTTTTAATGCAAGGTATAAAGGGGGTGATAGCTATCTATCAATAATATGCTTACCTCTTCATCCTATTTGAACTAAATATGtataaaacatctgtttcagAGCAGAAGGAGGCTTTGATCGAATGCTCTCTGAACCAGCTCAGAGTAAATTTACCTCAACGCTTCTCCAGCGTCTGCAGGACGGAAATGTGAGTTTTCATGAAGTTTTCAGTCGTCTTAGTGGTTATTGATTGTGCGTATCTGCAGCTGATgcccctctgtgtctgtgtttgcttcagcACAGGGTGGTGACTGTACCAGGCGACCATCACGTTCATCTGAATAAGCCCGAAGTTGTCGCTCCGTTTGTGTCCGACTTCCTGCGAAGCAAAGCGCTCTCACAGCCAACCAGCCACAAGTTATAAGACACGAACACAGTGAGGCACTCGAGCTGTCACACTGACGTCATGTTGTACTGCTGATTGACACACCTCTGCACATACAAACAACTTTGGCCTTAAGGATAGAATATTAAACATTTCTACATTAAAATATCTAAGAACAACTAAACCTGGTTCTATATTTTATTGAGTTGTTTATTTGAGTCATCCCAAATGTCTCCAGCagtcaaacccagagaaatgcaaaatattGTCCAGGGTGATGGTGTTTCATTTGGTGGCCTGTCAAACAACTTGTGGGGAAACACCTGACGATatgtcagagagggagagaacgtGACTGTGCTGACGTGAATAAaccaacaacaataacaactcCCATGATCTCACGCTACTTCACGACATCATCAAACTACGTCTTTTGTTGTCGCTGtgattgagagacccctagtggcagaaattaAAGACTGCGTTTCAGTCAGCCAATGGgatttggttttcttttttcatctgttgGTCACGTTTTGTAGTTACACCCACCAAGTACAGTGTGAGGTCACTGCTGCAAAATCAATATTTGCCAAGAATTGATCATTTTCAAGGAAGTTTAAGTGCCCATTTCAAGGTAGAAGCAGAGTCCAATACAGCTTCACCTACTTCCAGACAGCTTGGGGGAGGGAAGTCCAATTTCACAGTGTCCTCCAGGAAATGGCTGAGCAGCAGTGTTGCAACACCCAGATCCTGATACAGTGCATCCCATCTCATGAAGAGTTTAGTTGGTAGATGACAGTCTACAGAAAGAGGTCAATCCTTATATGTTCTTATTACTGTAGTATCATTTACTTCACTGCTCAGCAAACATGCTcacttgaattaaaaaaagtaaGATACAGACAATGTATGAAGCCTGTGGTTCATTTATGAAATCTCCCAGGAAGAGAGTCAACATGCAACTCTGCCTCCACCTTTTCTTCTTCAATCCAGATGAGGACGCTGAGAGATCCAGAGGAGACTTGCATAACGTTTGACTTCCAAACACAAAACTGtgctgttgcacaaaagtggAGCGAACGGGCAAAAACAACTAGTCTTTTAAGGCTTTCAGTCTCAGAAATGCCCTTCAGTCACCAGTTAATGTTGAACCCACTGAATCTATTCCAGATTCCCTTTGTTTCAATCTGACTTCAGgtctcatcacacacattttaggACGTTACACCACATCTCATCACGATGGTTTGTTATCAAACTCGTTGACATCAGCTTTAaatccctccttccttcttgTCCAGATTCTCCCATGTTAGATTGCTGTTCTGCGGTTTGTTGATGGTTTCATGACAGTCTGTAAGATATTCTTAGCACAGATTTGTCAAACTTGTGGGGGCAGCGCATATCTTGAAGTACAGTTGGGCAGCACAGAGCTCTCAAGAGATTAGCTCATTACAGAAGGAGGAATGAGTGGTGGTGTTGTTCTCAGCAGATACCAGATTTCACTCTTTTTCAAATTAGTTGTCCTTGCTGTAGACTTCCTGGCAGGCATTACTGAGGGAGTAAAAGCACAATAAAGTAGAGCACTGACTTCTGGCTTATTGTAAGGTAACACCCGCCTATGCAGTGTAAGATGATTGGCCCTAAATGCAGCCACTCATTCTGAATAGCCAGTAAAATCATTGGTTGCATAAAATTGTGACGTTGCCTTTAAGTTCCAATGGTCAAAGGATATTTCAGGATTTGTTTCAAGGTTTTGTTTAGCACTGTGCTTTTGCTGGATGTGCAGCTTTGCAGGCCAGACATAAACTAAGGATCTTCAGACACAGAAATGGCATCTACAATGACACAAGCAGGTAGTTATAACAGCCCAGTCCCTTGTTTTGGAGCTGCTTTCTGAGGTTTTCATTCTGCCTTGTGTCCAGTTTCAGAGCTCTCTGTGCCGGTCCCATGGGGAGAGGTCAAAGGTAAAGCCTGGGGTCCTGATCACGGTCGTCCTGTGCTGTGCCTGCACGGCTGGGCTGACAACTGTGGTTCATTCAACACCCTCATTCCCCTTTTACCAAAAGGTAAACtatgacagagcagaggaggatcattaaacagcattttgatgtATGGGCAATAACAGCTGTGTTTGGAACTGGCCATCGCCTCAGCTGTATGACTCATGtcgctgtgcagaatgatgtctgtgcagagtttgacagactgttttcacattcgACTGCTGAACATGGAAAGTTGCTCTGCGATCACTGATAATCCAGTTTTATAGATGCGGGCCTACCGACATGActtgtgacatcacaaatagtAATATCCTGAGCTCTGAGCGTGGATCATTTCATCTCtccttctgcttcctctcagaGTACAGATATGTTGCGGTGGACCTGGCAGGTCACGGTTTGTCCTCCCATCGTCCTCCTGGAGTTTTCTACTCTTTCCTCGCGTACGTGGCGGACATTCGCAGAGTCGTTGAGGGTGTGTGAGCTCTGCAGGATGCAGGAACGTTTTAGCCAGTAGTTTCACTCACATCTGTTTGTAGCAAGATGTCACATCTCTTCAGGACTCTGGTGCATCTGTGTGACTGTTAGATGAGAGCAGTTATAAAACACATCAGGAGGTGAAACTAGATTTAATCACATGTTTTCTATGAACAGGTCTCCGGTGGACAAAGTTCTCCATCATAGGCCACAGTATGGGTGAGTCCCACATTATGGAGACTATGccaaatgtaaataatacaCCCGattcacatactgtacactatATACTGTGCTTTTATGCATCTTCTACCATAAAACCATGCTGGAACAATACGTAATGTAATCAGTTAGCCAGCAGAAAGTTAATCACCAGCTATTTTCGTAAATTCATTAAGCATTTCAATCACCTcattccagcttttcaaatgtgaagatatggtgcatttttgtgttttatattgtttcaaAATGAGAATCTTCTGGTTTGGGGCTGTTGAAGTTGCTACCATggacacttttcactttttttctttgaatgacTAATTGATTTTTGAGAAAAATTCTCGACAATTAATCTAATAATcgtttttcacagttttacaaTCAATGAACACCAGAAACTATTTAAAAGTAAGccaataacaaaaaaaagactgtgaCCAAAGCTTTGACACAATCGTTTGTTCGCTCCCCTCCAGGAGGTAACATCGCTGGAATGGTAACTAAGATTCATCACTTGCAACTTATCACTGTGTTCTCACAACATACACATGTCTTGCTGTATTTTCTTGCATGATATGAACTTGACTCcatattttgttttccacagttcAGCGCTCTGTATCCTGAGATGGTGGATGCCATCGTACTGCTGGACTGTTTGGGATTTTTAACTACAGATCTGGTACTTCAACAGTTTTTATTATGACTACATTGCACGTGCCAAGCCAAGCCAAGCTCCTGTCAAGAGTTTTTGAGTTTCTCACCTCATCGTTTGTCTCTTCTCCTGCAGAAAGAAATACCCAAAGTGGTGCGTCAGGGGATGGATGAGATGCTTGAgtatgaaaaaaagacagaagagaacAAAAGGGTTTACACCTATGCGAAGGCAGCTGAGAGGTATTATACCACTCCAGTTTATGGCCGATCCAAGCTAAACAAACTGTCATTCATGTAGAAAGTTTGAAGTGACTCTGAAGGGGAGCgccacagattttacacatcaaagtctgtttacaggtgttgTGGAGTACTGCTcaaagttgtataaagccttttgcggctccagagggagctgcgtggagtctgataaatgtcctcaggTGACGAGTGAGTCCGTGTTTGGGTGGAACTGAaaactacaagtttgaaaatgaataaaatctgGGGATTTGAAGGTAAAAAGAAGTGAACTTCCATGACCTCTGATGCCtgcttttcatctctgcttgaggttagcagctcgaggctacattagccgctactagcataGCACATCTGAACCTCTGACTGAACTTTCGGCGGTCATGTTGcactgtgggtaatgtaggcagtAGGTTCtgagaaggaagaagaatgtttgaattgcattgattttgatcatttttttaagttgtCCATCATGAGTCGTGCATGATGTATCAGGGCAATGCTTAATCTGTGAGCTACTCTTTCAACATAATACCAcaaatgctttatttctttcagGCTGTCGGCTGCAAACCCGACTCTGTCTGAACAGTCTGTGCACATCCTTTTAGAGCGAGGTCTTGTTCAAATTGAAGGAGGTGCGTCTTTATCTCTTCCCCTCTCAGAGAGGAATAATTTCACCTTGCTTCCTCTCATCTGCTGGCACctgaatgtttttctcttcGGCAGGATTTGTGTTCTCCAGAGACATGCGACTTAATTTTGTAAGTCTCTTTTAACCTCCTGAACCCTCTCCCGCATTCAACACCTCCTCTCTGTTAACGTTTTTCCCACCAGAAGTTCAGTATGCTTCGACGGCACAgttgtgttttattctgtgttttcagaaaaacaTAGTGCGCATCAGTGTGGAGCAGAGTCTGGAGATGCAGTCGAGGATTCAAGCCTCTGTTCTAGTTGTTCTGTAAGTTGTGTAAAATTGATGTTTTGCAGTATAATTTTATAACTTTGACACTCTGACATTATGAACATGTCAGTCCCATGTCCCTTTGTGCTTCCTGATCCAAAAATCAGATGTGCCATCAAAGCACGTCACATTTAACCTCttcaaaatttctgttttttagagCAGACAAAGGCtttgctgcagcatttcaagAATCGAAACAACAGAAAATTGCCTCTACACTTCTCCAAGGATATCGAGACAGAAATGTGAGTTTGAATCTTtggaaaaaatctaaatgatgATGCTGGAAAAAGTTTATTGTGATGATTTAACCATCAGGAGGGTGACGGTTGAGCATACACATGGCACAAATACACATCATCCGTGTGAAGTGAATCACTGAACAGCATTCATTGCATTAGATGTGTGTGACAAGGCTTAAACAAGCCACGTTAGTGTTTTAAACACTAACTACATCAGTCAGAGCTATTGAACAAACATTGACCATAGCCGGCACAACCATTCAGAATGTcctgaagaagaaagaaaccaCTGGTGTACTCAGTAACAGACATCAAACAGGTAGACCAcggaaaacagcagcagctgaccaCAGAAACATTGTGAGAGCTGTAAGGCAAGACCCTAAAACAACTGTTACTGACATCAGCGACAACCTCAGAGGGCAGGAGTGAAGGTATCACAATCTACTATTCACAGAAGACTTCATGAACAAAGGTACAGAGGCTACATCAGAAGATGCAAACCACTCATCAGCAAGAAGAACAGGAAGGCCAGGCTGGAGACGAGCCTCAAAAATTCTGAGACAAAGATCAACCTTTACCAAAGTGATTGGAGAGAGAAAGGATCTGCTCATGATCCCAAACATACAAACTCATCTGTGAAACACAGTGGAGGTTATGTCATGGCTTGGGCTTGCATAGCTTCTTCTGGGACGGGctcattaaaggataactttcgttttcccctctgagcccgtggtggcatgttatcaatatccagcgtctctagacaactacctctgacgtggatgatgtcattactgaaccCCGGGTGctgtgagcagccagccacaacatggctaactctgcggcggtaggctacaaatacgcaataacgaaccatagctgtgccaaactacagctaaactagccgaccgccggctcagaggggaatagcaccagcatatcatgaCAAAGATTatcgccgcagattatgcgtttatagaggctacgcataggtgccccgagtactcgcattatacggatatactggggctaatttcttcaaaacgactccaaatgccaccaaagttgttttgatgagtaaatggtcgtatttaatgctacaaataaggtccaggttgtaaaaaacgaaagttatcctttaatcttCATTGATGATGTAACacatgatggcagcagcagaatgaacttcaaaaaagaaacactttgtcTGCCAATTTAAAGAAAGATGCAACCAAACTGATTGGGAGATCCTTTATTGTGCAGCGAGATGatgacccaaaacacacaaaggagtTCATCAGGGGCAAGAAGTGGAGAGTTTTAGATTGGCCAAATCAGTCTCCAGACTTTAACCCTACAGAGCATGCATTTCACCTCCTGAAGAGGAGACTGAAGGGAGTTActccccaaaacaaacaacaactgaaAGAGGCTGCAGTGAAAGCCTGGGAAAGCATCACAAGAGAAGAATGCAAATGTTTGGTGAtgtaaaagctgaaatgttgatCTCTTGTCTCATATTCATCTTTTCATGTCAAAcccaaatgttttcagtctacagcaaaaataaaggaatTGGCCTCACTGTTCCAATACTTTTGGAGGGGAGTGTAGGTGTATATAAAAGTAAACAAATGTGCAGTCTGCAACTGTGATATACACAAAGTAAACGATACAGTATgcaacatttacagtttttacagtaTGAATTAGTGTAGTATcagaaatgtaccaacagaGAATGAAGACGACATGTGAGAGAAAAGAGCTTCCATGAGTGAACTTTTCCCAAAGCTTAATTGTCTGTTAAATGACGCAAAGAAACCTGAAATATAAGAATAAGATGCTCCACTTTTGCATGAAGTTACTCAAATGTTCATCATTTCTATCTCTGTCTCAGCACACGGTGGTGAAAGTACCGGGCGATCATCACATCCATCTGAATAGTCCTGAAGTCGTCGCTCCTCTTGTTTCTGACTTCCTGCAGAACAAAGTGCTCTCACAGCAGCTGCAAGCATAGTGgatagacacacacaaccaatataaccagcagacacacacacacacacacacacaccaaaactcattttcattatGAAATGCCTCTCTTCATGTCTCAGCACACTGTTCTCACCTCTCTCAGAGAAGTCATTAACATAATACTGTTTTTCTGGCCTGATCTGTCACTATTTGAACAATACTATACATTTCTTCAGTGACTTGGAATAATCTGAATGTGCAAACCTCCACTGAATCCATTATTGATGAAATTGCTGCTGACTTCAGTTCACACCAGTTtctaaaaatgtttgcattatttaattgtgtttagtTGTCATAATTCCAAAGATTGCAGGTGCTGATTGCCTGTTTCCTTGTTTGTTCATATAATGATTTTTTCTTAAGTCACTCAGTGTCTCCATCTTGATGAAGTCTGGTGGACTGAGAAAACACCAGGGACAATTAATTAATCTTTCCAAAACCCAAGTTACACAGTGCTTCAGTCAAGGCAGCAAATTAGAATCAACAAATTATAAAATCTGTTCAAACAAATGACATTATAtggtaaaataaattaaagccAATTCTTGTAATATTAGATAAAATACAATAGTTCCTGGTTCCATCCCTGTCAAAGTGTCATATGTTGCACTGTATAAATATATTACCATGTTGTTTGAGAAAACCTGAGCCAAATGAGCGTGAAACGTATGTAAAAGGtctaaatgaataaaatcctGCATTGTTCAAATAGTAATTATTTCTTCATGTAGCTTATGATGTCACATGTCATCATTTCTGTTTGAAGCTGATCAGTTTAACTCGGCTGTTTTTCATGAACACGATGCTTGTGCAGAATGAGCTAAAAATGGCAGTCATTAAAGGGGATGACATCCTCTGACAACTTCTCGTGATGTAGGCCATCCTCTCTGTATTCAGCTTTTGTCTCAGAAAccagcaagacaaaaa
Coding sequences within:
- the LOC121627748 gene encoding serine hydrolase-like protein isoform X2, which produces MAKQVSELSVPVPWGEIRGKVWGPDHGRPVLCLHGWADNCGTFNTLIPLLPKECKYVALDLPGHGLSSHRPPGVFYSHSEYVADVRRVVDALQLKKCSIIGHSMGGEIAGLFSALYPEMVDALVLLDAFGFLPTDSTEISKVMRQGIDEMLRFENKKEEKKRVYTYKTAVGRLSAANPSLSEQSVHILLERGLVQVEGGFVFSRDVRVNFKNIVRLSLDLSLEMQSRIQASVLVVLAEGGFDRMLSEPAQSKFTSTLLQRLQDGNGGDCTRRPSRSSE
- the LOC121627748 gene encoding serine hydrolase-like protein isoform X1, with product MAKQVSELSVPVPWGEIRGKVWGPDHGRPVLCLHGWADNCGTFNTLIPLLPKECKYVALDLPGHGLSSHRPPGVFYSHSEYVADVRRVVDALQLKKCSIIGHSMGGEIAGLFSALYPEMVDALVLLDAFGFLPTDSTEISKVMRQGIDEMLRFENKKEEKKRVYTYKTAVGRLSAANPSLSEQSVHILLERGLVQVEGGFVFSRDVRVNFKNIVRLSLDLSLEMQSRIQASVLVVLAEGGFDRMLSEPAQSKFTSTLLQRLQDGNHRVVTVPGDHHVHLNKPEVVAPFVSDFLRSKALSQPTSHKL
- the LOC121627749 gene encoding serine hydrolase-like protein, producing the protein MASTMTQAVSELSVPVPWGEVKGKAWGPDHGRPVLCLHGWADNCGSFNTLIPLLPKEYRYVAVDLAGHGLSSHRPPGVFYSFLAYVADIRRVVEGLRWTKFSIIGHSMGGNIAGMFSALYPEMVDAIVLLDCLGFLTTDLKEIPKVVRQGMDEMLEYEKKTEENKRVYTYAKAAERLSAANPTLSEQSVHILLERGLVQIEGGFVFSRDMRLNFKNIVRISVEQSLEMQSRIQASVLVVLADKGFAAAFQESKQQKIASTLLQGYRDRNHTVVKVPGDHHIHLNSPEVVAPLVSDFLQNKVLSQQLQA